ATTAATTGTAACCTCATCAAATTTCGCACTTACTTTTTCGTCTTTATTAACGTAATATTGATATTTTCCGTAAATGGTTTCTTTATGCAACTGTCCTCTCGGAGTCAATTCTATTTTTGTCTTTTCTCCGCTTTCAGATTTGGTTTTATTTTTATTTTTGGTCACAACCTTGTTCTTGGCTTTGTGAGAAACTAAAATATTCTCCAAATGTTCTTTGGCCTGTGCCCTGAAATTCGGAATTGGTAAATTAAATACCCTTTTCTTATTTCCATCTTCATCGTATTTCCACGTAGTTTCTTTATTTTCGATTCCAATTATTACCTGATGTTCTCTATGGCTCTCGTCTTTTCGTGCATTCAGGAAATTAAGAAATTGAATATGACTTTGTTTAGTAAAAGCTACTGTTAAAGCGTCCATTGCGTGGTGACGATGGTCGTTTCTTTTGCTCCAATCCACAATTCTTTCTTTGAAACTTCCATCTTTTTTCTCTACTTTCTCAGTTAATCCTAATGCTTTAAATTTATCAAAATTAAGCTCCTGCATAATGTTGATTAAGTCCCAATCTTGACGCAATCTATCAGTCACACTTCCGGTTGTTGGCGTTACAACTCTGCAAATTTCATATAAAAGATTTCTTGCTTTCTTTGCAATATATTGACTGTCACGCAAATCTCTATCGATAAACCCATCTCCTATTTCTGACTCTCGCTTTAGTAGTTTTTGATATTTTGCTTTGTTTATTTTTTTCTCTTTAAATAAAGCTTCAACAATAGAAATATATTTTTCAAAACTTTCCTCAGATTTATTAAGCATATAATCATTACTTGTTTTATTTCCTTTTTCTAAGTTTGCGAATCTTGGTACCAAAACTTTATTAGAGAAACTATCATCAAACATCTTTGATTGCGGGATTATATGGTCAATATCATAATCTTTACTATATAATTTTTCATAATTTATTTTTTCATCAGTGTATAGATCCTTATAAGCATTAAAAGATAACTCTTGATATAATCTATATCTAACGATATCATTTTTACTAGGATTTTTAACGTGTGGAAAATCTTTTTTAATGATATCTCTTATTTTATCATTCTCAATTTTTGAAGCATTAATATTGATCGTCATCTCCGCTCTTTCTTTGGCGTTCTTTTTTAATTCACGCGCTAGTTCAATACGTATTTCATCAAACTTGAAATATTCCGTAATATTTCCTTCCTCGTCTTTTTTACTATTGGATTCAATAATCGTATTGATGACATTCACCAATTGATTCAGAATTTTTTCAACAACGGGATTTCTTAAGCTATTTTTCTTGAGTAATTCCAATCGGTCTTTTAATGGTCGAGTAGCAATTTCTTCTTTGGTCAAAGACAAAGCGGAATGTTTATAACCAGCCTGTAAACAAGCTTTATCATAAGAAAGCTCTTTGATATACGGATAAATTTTCCGCATTGCTTTTGTACTTAGACTCCCATAATCGTCAGAGAAAGCAACATTTGCTAAGATCTTCGAATGCTCTTTTTTGAAGCCAAATTTTTCCTCCAAAAGTCTGAACAAAGTGTCATTTCCAGTTTTAGAATCATCTTCCTGATAAGAATATAACAAATGCCAAAGCTGATAAGAAGCTTGTTTTTCAAAGTCTTTCCCATCTAACTCTGCATCGAATTCTAAAATTTCGATATTGATTCCTAAAACAGCAAAAATACGTTTCACCATATCTTTAATTTCGGAAACCGGCACTTTCAATTCAGAAACATCAATATCGTCTTTTCCTTTAAGTTTTAATAAATCTTCATCATATCCTTCCAATTCTAAAATTTTCAGATACGCATCAAACAATGTTTTATTCGTTCCGTTACCTTCTAATTCAGAATAATTCATTTCCCAATCAGTCGATTTATAGCCTAAAAGTTCTATAATTTTCGTTGATTTGAGATTTCCTTTAATATTTAACTCGTCAAACAATTTTTGTTTGGTTTCTAAATCAAAAACAAAAACTTCTAAGTCATCATCAAATAATGCTACTGTAGAATCTTTCCTCAAGCTACTTTTTTTACTTCCCTTTTTTCTAACCAAAACATTATTTAGCACCTGCCAAATTTTAAACTCCTGAAATAAAGGCGAAGATTTTGGAGCAACTTTTAATCCTATCGTTTTCTTATGTTTGTTGATAATTTTTTCTTGGCTTTCAAATTCGCAAAAACTCAACAGCCCCTTTTGAGACTTTAGTTTTCTTTGATAAAAAATTATGATATCCCTAATTTCAGTTTTTAATTTCTCCGTTAATTCAGAGTGAAATTTTGCTTGTGTTTCCCATATTTTTTCAAATTCGTCCAAATAATCTTGACGATAAAAAACCTGATTTTTTAATCTCGTATGCAGATTTTCTTTTAATTGTTGATATAAATATTGTCCAAC
The sequence above is a segment of the Chryseobacterium sp. MYb264 genome. Coding sequences within it:
- the cas9 gene encoding type II CRISPR RNA-guided endonuclease Cas9 (Cas9, originally named Csn1, is the large, multifunctional signature protein of type II CRISPR/Cas systems. It is well known even to general audiences because its RNA-guided endonuclease activity has made it a popular tool for custom editing of eukaryotic genomes.), with product MTKNILGLDLGTTSIGFAHIIEGDSPEQSSIQKIGVRVNPLSTDEQTNFEKGKPVSINADRTLKRGARRNLDRYQDRRKNLIDALLKADIITNDSILAENGKNTTHSTYFFRAKSAVEKIEKEELARVFLAINKKRGYKSSRKAKNEDEGQIIDGMAVAKRLYDENLTPGQLAYQLLKDGKKYLPDFYRSDLQSEFDKVWNFQKKFYPEILTDEFYKELKGKGQRSTSAMFWAKYKFNTADNKAKSREEKKLQAYQWRNDAVFKQLEKEEVAFVITEINNNLNNSSGYLGAISDRSKELYFNNQTVGQYLYQQLKENLHTRLKNQVFYRQDYLDEFEKIWETQAKFHSELTEKLKTEIRDIIIFYQRKLKSQKGLLSFCEFESQEKIINKHKKTIGLKVAPKSSPLFQEFKIWQVLNNVLVRKKGSKKSSLRKDSTVALFDDDLEVFVFDLETKQKLFDELNIKGNLKSTKIIELLGYKSTDWEMNYSELEGNGTNKTLFDAYLKILELEGYDEDLLKLKGKDDIDVSELKVPVSEIKDMVKRIFAVLGINIEILEFDAELDGKDFEKQASYQLWHLLYSYQEDDSKTGNDTLFRLLEEKFGFKKEHSKILANVAFSDDYGSLSTKAMRKIYPYIKELSYDKACLQAGYKHSALSLTKEEIATRPLKDRLELLKKNSLRNPVVEKILNQLVNVINTIIESNSKKDEEGNITEYFKFDEIRIELARELKKNAKERAEMTININASKIENDKIRDIIKKDFPHVKNPSKNDIVRYRLYQELSFNAYKDLYTDEKINYEKLYSKDYDIDHIIPQSKMFDDSFSNKVLVPRFANLEKGNKTSNDYMLNKSEESFEKYISIVEALFKEKKINKAKYQKLLKRESEIGDGFIDRDLRDSQYIAKKARNLLYEICRVVTPTTGSVTDRLRQDWDLINIMQELNFDKFKALGLTEKVEKKDGSFKERIVDWSKRNDHRHHAMDALTVAFTKQSHIQFLNFLNARKDESHREHQVIIGIENKETTWKYDEDGNKKRVFNLPIPNFRAQAKEHLENILVSHKAKNKVVTKNKNKTKSESGEKTKIELTPRGQLHKETIYGKYQYYVNKDEKVSAKFDEVTINKVANPIYKKLLLQRLLENSNDPKKAFTGKNILSKNPIYLNGEKTQTLPEVIKLTWLEDDFSIRKDISPDNFKDLKTIDKILDEGVKRILKKRLKEYNDDPKKAFSDLDKNPIWLNEEKGISIKRVTISGVKNAEFLHYKKDHFGNEILDNNGNKISVDFVSTGNNHHVAIYRDEKGNLQERVVSLFDAVQLVNAGEPVINKEYNQGLGWKFLFTMKQNEYFIFPNEKTEFNPKEIDLLDQKNKKKISPNLFRVQKIASKNYFFRHHLETTVEEKKELNGIAYKPQLGLNAIQNIVKVRLNHLGDIVKIGEY